From a region of the Streptomyces sp. NBC_00193 genome:
- a CDS encoding tyrosine-protein phosphatase yields the protein MTVTTAKTVANLRDLGGTPLAGGRSVRPGLVLRSGQLDRLDLDVDRAVAALGIGTVIDFRTGVERGEHPDRVPAGARLLIADALADKMAADAGGDGGPGKIPAAQLKDILSDPVVAEEHLGGGKVQALFTSLYRSLVSSGSAQSAYRLLLTELADPQSGPLLFHCTAGKDRTGWGATVILSLLGADDETLMSEYLSVNPAVRIAFAPMIEGFTAAGGDPDIALALIGVFPSYLEAGLDEVNTRYGSMEKYVREGLGVSDETVEALRARLIV from the coding sequence ATGACCGTCACCACCGCCAAGACCGTCGCCAACCTCCGGGACCTCGGCGGCACCCCGCTCGCCGGGGGCCGCAGCGTCCGCCCGGGTCTGGTGCTGCGCTCCGGCCAGCTCGACCGGCTCGACCTCGACGTCGACCGGGCGGTGGCCGCGCTGGGCATCGGCACCGTCATCGATTTCCGTACCGGCGTGGAGCGCGGCGAACACCCCGACCGGGTGCCGGCCGGCGCCCGGCTGCTCATAGCCGACGCCCTGGCCGACAAGATGGCGGCCGACGCCGGGGGCGACGGCGGCCCGGGGAAGATACCCGCCGCCCAGCTCAAGGACATCCTGTCCGACCCGGTGGTGGCGGAGGAGCACTTGGGCGGCGGCAAGGTGCAGGCCCTGTTCACCAGCCTCTACCGCTCCCTGGTCAGCTCCGGCTCCGCGCAGTCCGCGTACCGGCTGCTGCTCACCGAGCTCGCCGACCCGCAGTCGGGGCCGCTGCTCTTCCACTGCACGGCGGGCAAGGACCGTACGGGCTGGGGCGCGACCGTGATCCTGTCGCTGCTCGGCGCCGACGACGAGACGCTGATGAGCGAGTACCTGTCGGTCAACCCGGCGGTGCGGATCGCCTTCGCCCCGATGATCGAGGGCTTCACGGCGGCCGGCGGCGACCCGGACATCGCGCTGGCGCTGATCGGAGTCTTCCCCTCCTACCTGGAGGCCGGGCTGGACGAGGTGAACACGCGCTACGGCTCGATGGAGAAGTACGTGCGCGAGGGACTCGGCGTCTCCGACGAGACGGTCGAGGCCCTGCGCGCCCGCCTGATCGTCTGA
- a CDS encoding rhomboid-like protein — translation MSPLSLTVPLSAVYTGTVQLGAYALERLDPAARERLLRRCSTHADNLDAGRWETLPASAFLVEEPMPLPYALLLAAVLGYAEYAYGAWWTAAAFLFGHVTATLLVYGVLRRTAGPATRRAVDVGTSYGFNTVLGALTSALPRGPVRTTARAGLLALAVRPVLRRERTFTDAGHLVALGLGLGVSLAADYLSGAKSPKIIRMTRVTQRASFRAIQFSDHSIL, via the coding sequence ATGAGCCCCCTGTCCTTGACGGTCCCGCTGAGCGCGGTGTACACGGGCACGGTCCAGCTCGGGGCGTACGCCCTGGAGCGGCTGGACCCGGCGGCGCGGGAGCGGCTGCTGCGCCGGTGTTCCACCCACGCCGACAACCTGGACGCCGGCCGCTGGGAGACCCTGCCGGCCAGCGCCTTCCTCGTCGAGGAGCCGATGCCGCTGCCGTACGCGCTCCTGCTGGCGGCCGTCCTCGGGTACGCCGAGTACGCCTACGGGGCCTGGTGGACGGCGGCCGCCTTCCTGTTCGGGCACGTCACGGCCACCCTGCTGGTGTACGGGGTGCTCCGCCGGACGGCGGGCCCGGCGACCCGGCGGGCGGTGGACGTGGGCACGAGCTACGGGTTCAACACCGTGCTCGGGGCGCTGACCTCGGCCCTTCCGCGCGGGCCGGTGCGCACCACCGCCCGGGCCGGTCTGCTGGCGCTCGCCGTCCGGCCGGTGCTGCGGCGGGAGCGGACCTTCACCGACGCCGGGCACCTGGTGGCCCTGGGGCTCGGCCTCGGGGTCTCGCTGGCGGCCGATTACCTTTCCGGAGCGAAATCTCCGAAAATCATACGGATGACACGCGTCACCCAGCGCGCTTCATTCCGAGCCATCCAGTTCTCTGATCATTCGATTCTCTGA